DNA sequence from the Xenopus tropicalis strain Nigerian chromosome 4, UCB_Xtro_10.0, whole genome shotgun sequence genome:
TACCCTGGCCAGGCCCATTATCAGTGCAAGAAACTTTTACTACATATTCTGATTGTCATACTAACTAACATCGGTTCAGTGAGTTCTGAATATATTCTGAACATACTTTGCCCTATGTTTTAATCTCAAAAACTCTTTGgtatttgttatttcttaagctaaacagggagATTAAAGCTATTCAGTACAGAGAAAGTAAAGACAACTACCCTCTCTACACAATCCTGCAGCCTTACCAACACACCATGGTAGGATGTATTCAGAAGAATATATGATTTCTTGTTTAGACTCCTGTCAAGTTTTTGGTGaaacttttgtttgtttttagattAATGTTCTAATTATTCCAGCCTTTGTGCTTTGTTTGTAAGTGAACATATAGTAACTAGTAAATGGTCCCCTTAAGTGTCTAGGCCACAACCTaatggttggattttttttccaattcttttagaggtttttggatttttgacagtttttttgtgcaacaatttgaaaaagtagaaaaaaaggtTTCTAAAAAAACAACAGGTTTCAGTCAAAAAATTCAGAGGTtcgtgacttttctgcaactttttcccacagaCTTTTCAAGTTCAGACTTTCTAGTAAATGTGAGACATTTGAGAAAAttggtttatttgaattttaaaaaatgagaaatgttaaagagttttagtaaatctgcccactAAATGTTTggaaatacagtgaaacctcaattttacatccccttattttaagttttccctcataTTACAGTtcttttgtggtcccaccaatttataCTGTATTGCATTTCCCCGATTTTACACCTTTAGTCACCTGAAAAAtgtctgggctggtgcagttttttcctaacagaagcaccagccctgGCTATAAGGTAAcagattacagtcactgggggtgcttaaaggaatagtaacaccaaaaaatgaaagagctttcaagtaataaaaatataatgcactgttgccctgcactggtaaaactggtgtgtttgctacagtaacactactataatttatataataagctgctgtgtagccacgggggcagccattcaagctgggaaaaaggagaaaaggcacaggttacatagcagataacagataagttctgtagaatacaatagtgttttatcggttatctgctatgtgcctgtgccttttctcctttgaatggctgcctccatggctacatagtggcatatttatataaattatagtagactttctgaagtaaacacacaacttttaccagtgcagggcagcagcacattatattttagttacttttatacactttcattttttggtgttactgttcctttaacattttggcatccctcagtaattgtacctttccttctcctttaatgtgtgcAGATAATGCTCTCTGTCTTTAGCTACTGTTTTAAGACCTAATTAGGTCCCCTAAAATTCATCTGGTTCATTTAAAAAGTACACAAGTGTTTTTTATGAGTGTTCATTTTTGTTCTTTAAATGTAGTTTAGTGGATTGTGTGCATTTTATAAAAACCTGCAAATCTTCAAAGTCCccccccttttaaaaaaaagatcaCTATTATCACAATGTAAACTTAAAACTGAAGGAAAATACTTTGTTTTAATTAGAAACATCAGAATCAAAATAAACAAATGGTCTTTAACAATCCAGCTACATTGCCTTTTCTTTTATTTCACATTACTTTGGATTACTTTAGTAAGTGCTTCAAGGTGTTATTTGTACATAGAAAGCAATCTTTTCTCATCGTTTTCCAAAGGCATGCTTTTACAGTTTGTGTTAAAGGCAAATACGTTCCAAAAATCATACACAAGTGTTCATTAGCCAAAAAATATGCAGGACCGCCAAACTTCAGTTCTAAATTAATTTTACAGCAGCCTGGTGTTACTGAACTCTTCAGATGATTTTCTCTGTGTATGATATTTGAAATTCTCTGTTGATATGAAGACTTGTTAGggaccacccccacccccacaaaAAAAGAACTGTAGATGAAGAGTTAATCCAGTCTTCAGATGTAGGAATTCAGCCAAAGTTATGCAGTGCTAGCCGGAACATGTCATTTGTACAAACCCATGCGTCTTGGATGTTCTTTAAGAGAAATACCTGATGAAACCCCATAATTGGGTCATCATCAGCCtgcacaaaaaaagggaaagaaattCAAGTTAGACATGGTAAATTATATATGGTCTCTTTAGCTTTAGAATTTGTATTATatctgtctgctaaaaaaaaactagaGACATACAACTGACCTGTAACAAACACATTCTGATTAAcaatagagagaaaaaaataatcttaAAATTTTGTCCAGAATTCCTATATGCTGAATTAAGAATATTCCAACAGTCTGTACCCTGTTtcagacagacacacatacagacaaatGCTTGGTAACAGCCCAATACCCATTGTAATGTTGACAGTTAAAAAGTACTTGTACTGTGCCCAGGACAAGAGGTTAGGTGAGAAAACCAGCAAAGTGCATAGCtatagcagagtttctatggaaaccagcagtgccacctCTTCACTGGTTGTTGGAGGGTGTAACCTGAATTGAGAACctgtgcatgctcagttagccaacagccaaattcctatgggagggggccaagtgggttagaggaggaaaaggaatccGATTTAGGAgaagctgcagccttactattaacctttaagcAACAGGAGTGGCAGGCAAGATTTCAaataggctgttcactgattacatttgtgtgtgtgtggagggggttacatgtcctttaaattaacttaatttggcttaaaaataaaaactaaaaatggaTTAAAAGATTAATTGTCCCATGTAAATGTTAATTGAACTGTGTACTTATAACACTATTTTAATCCAGCAATTTTACTGCATGGTTAGTTGTGGACTCCTTGTTTGTGCCCATAAAATGTTCATTGCATAGTGGAACTAGGATTTTGACCACTAATTTCTATTTCAATGTGCAataacttttttatttctttgataAGCAGGATGTTTTATCTTATGATAATTTATCTTATCTTcatctaaaaaaatgtttaatcctTGTATCTAAGGGCACGGGGGAGATAAGATATAGTAAATGGAGCCTTTGTGTATATTCTTCATGCACTCCAGTCTATGCCATGTCAGAACTAGATCAGTAGAGCAGAACTTTGGCAGTGATTATTTTAAATAGAGGGCAGTTCTCTTTAATAATATACTATTGTGATGTGAAAAAGTATTTGCTCCCTTCCTCGTTCccttataaattaatgttaataataataattgcatatATCCAATCTTTAAACACAATATATTAGAAAGTATTGGACATTTTTACATCAATGTATATACCCTGTAACATAATGTTGTGGTATAATTTGCATCAGTCCCTGATTTATGGATGTTACCATTAAATTACCCAATACAATAACACATAGTGGTAAATTTTATCAGAACCCAATTAATCTTTCTTtgagtttttggagtgtgggagtcTGGAGTACCAGGAGAAACACCACACACAAAAAGACAAGTTCAACCTTAATccctatataacctgcctaactgctagctgatgcAGAGAAAGGCCAAAAAAAACCCTCTGAAGACTCtccaatttgccacagaggggaaaaaattccttcctgactccaagatggcaatcggaccagtccctggattcaCTTGTACTGTGAGCTGTCTTCCATaatggaagccttccataggactcaatagcactctgcagctccaacctggccaaaagaaagtcacaataccaaagcttgaatgaattccaaaactttcatagtcgttgcacaaattgatgcaaagtacaaaaaaagttgcggaatttaacaaaaatatcgtAGAGTTAACgtaaagttctataaattagaaaaaaataatttctcttttgtactcattcggactttgatgagtctgccccttagtgtgtatattcattaaacgcactCCAACAACCCCACCAAAGGACAACCAGAAGGTTGAACTGACATGAACTCACCAACAGGACTTCACTACACTGCAAAGAAAGAGAGCAGTTGTACAGTGACCACATATCTAGGAGGCCCGAGCTACCCTCCTCCTTCATGCCCTTTACTGACTCCCAGATTTGGAGTATTGACCTGACATATGGACCGGATAAACTGAACCTTAAAAGCAGTGATAATTTCCATAATCTTATGCTTGACTCCTCCCTCTCAGATTGTGCTGAAGAGGTGGAAGGAATGACAACTGACCGCTggattgttgtgttttttttatgataAAGTTAGTGTTTACATTGTTCAGTTATGTATTGGAGTTTGTAATTGTGCTATCTACACCAACTGAAACATACCAACTAGGCTGGGTTATTGGGGAGGAGGCTCTCACAGAATACCAAATCAGGAAACAATAATAAGGGAGACACATACCCAAAAATAATGGTACAAGACCACCATGCTGGTCTGAATAATCTTACTGAATGTAAAATTACTTAACACACCCAAAAAAAGATGGCTAGCCCCACAGGAAACACATCTGCACGCAGACACACTAAAAATCCCAACTATGCCCCCTAGCATATTACACatcttacaagaaaaaaaaaaaaaagtggcggtCCTATTTCATAAAAACTCAGCAGTAAATACAACCAAAACAGCTATGGACCCCCAAGGGCGCTATTTAATACTCCACATGCACGTAGAAGGGAAGAAAGTACTCCTAATCAATGTGTACCTGCCAAATTAAGGTCAACTAAATTGCTTTCAAAAATTTTGGACACAATAGTCATGTTTACAGAATTACCCCTGGTACTGGCAGGGGACTTTAATCTAATACACTCAACAAGACAGATCCAGTCCTCCCCAATCCTCTAGGCCAGATCAGCAAACCAAATGGTTCAGACTTATCCTGCAACATGCAGGTCTATACAAtgtatggcaaataaaacattccATGGAAATAGATTTCACATATTACTCCACTGTCCACTCACTGCACACCCAGATAGATTACTTTTTCCTGAATTAAACAGCCATAGAACTTCCCCACCACACAAAAATCCATATCTCACGGCCTGACCATTCCCCGCTTGAGCTGCAGTGCGCATTTTCTTCACATAGTACCAAATTTACTAACTGGAGAATGAAACTTTACTAGCTGACCAAGAGGTGAAAGCTCAGATAGGTAAACACTTAAAGAAGTACTTCTTCCTTAACCTTAATTTAGTTAGCAATGTATCAACTGTATAGGGGCCCATTAGGCCACAATTAGAGGACACTGTATAACAATAGCCACGGCAATGATTGCCGGAAAGATCgaaattggtacgtgtatggcctccttaacacGCACCTCACTTCCTAATCTACATAAAAAAATCTTCAAGAATACATTGTTTTCTCAGGGtacaaaattaacaaaacaagGGCAATTCCTTTACATATCCCCATACACCAACATAAGATTTTGAAACTAACTTTCAACTTTATGTGGAAAGATGATTATATTAAATACCTTAGGGTTAAAATAGCCAAGTcttaaaatattttgcataaagtAAACTTCCCAGATATTTCTCAACAGATCAGGCAAGACATGCCAACATGGAATTGTATTACACATACACTGTGccattacattttctgttttatacAACCTATTTGTGAGGTTGCCAATCCCTAACCGTGTATTGAGCGCCAGACAAAAATTAGAAGGGCCAGGGAGTGCTAGAGAGTATTTTTCAATAGAGTGGTTAAAACAGCAATGCTTATCACAATGCAGTTAAACTAATAATATTAGAAAACTTATAATACTGAATATGAAGGGCTCTTACCTTAAGTTGACCAACAACCATACTGATGATGCAACTGTCTGGAGTGGGTTGATGATCTTGTGAGGTAATGCTATGCTGAATTTTCTGAAAAGGAAGCAtctgtaaaacaaacaaaaagtttgAGTAGTGGTTTTTATACACACCCAGACAGATTAGAAGCATAGAACATTTCTGAACAGACAAACGTCAGTGGTTACAACTTTACAGTTATCTTTTTGTAAACAGTTTACCCCCAACCTTAAGGGCACCCTAAGCGGATTGTCTGCTTTCCTAAgcaggcaattttttttatagaagcatAAGTAAGCAGATTCCCTCTTATGCACACATACCCATAGTTTCAATGACTGGCCCAGCGTTGGGCCGTGTGTAGCTACATGGAGCGTATATCGTCACAAAAGTgcaaatgtatgcattttcaCACTGATATCCACTCTgcgtagctccacacaggctgacACCGGGCCAGTTATTTGGAGCTACAGGGTTGTGCACATAAAAGTGTATCTGCTTTCCTCTGCCTCTATAAAAAACAGTGGAGGAAAGTGGACAATCAGGCATTCTAAAGATGGCTGGTAGGCAGAGAAAATGAATACTAATATAAAGATATGCTGTACATTATAGGCATCAGTCTACCATCATGTCGTCTTCTTCTATTTTCCATTATAGCACTGGATTGCCACTTGTGAAGTGGTTTGCATGCAGTGGGTCCAatgttatttaaaggaaaagttttCCAGATTTACAGCGGGCAACAAATGTTCTTGTATGCCACCGACCTTACGCAAAGGCTAGCATACTAAGTTTTTCTTCAAACCTTCTACTCCTCCGATACccagtattttattttacttgtgtCTGTACATTCTTGGTTGCTCCCTTTGTTCCTGCAgtcctttctaaaaaaaattcacacaacAAACACTGTATGTAGAAATACTTACTACTCTCCTAGATTTATGTTTTTAGTTGTTCTATTTGGTTCCCTAGGGGCCCTGGGAGGTGGACCCTGGGAGGTGGACCCTGGGAACCAaatagaatgtatatatatatatatatatatatatatatatatatatatatatacacatatacatatatatatctggtAAAGACAGGAACTCACATCTACAATCCGCTtaaaaaatgcctgggtgcagactaATACTCGCTGTATAGACTTCAAAGGAAGgtaccacactcacaggacttatgaaaaaacagaaaatgtattaacACTGTGTATCTAACATTTCAGATGCctctgcagcctttctcaaagtggcaATGGGTGGAAGTGACCCCACTGATAAACCCACACTGGCGCGAAAAGCAAAGTGATGTCATAGCTTAACCGTGAAAGCATCAGTTAgtgtgtaatataatataatacggAGTACTGGGGTGTTCTCTGAACAAaaatttttagtgaagcagtatttagttgtatgaaattaaatcaaatgtgaaaaactggctgtgcaaaaatttgggtacCCCTTGTAATTTTGCCAATTtcaatgcatgtaactgctcaacaCGGATTACTgccaacaccaaattggttggattatcTCGTTAAGCCTTGAATgtcataggcaggtgtgtccaatcgtgagaaaaggtatttaaggtggcaAATTGCaatttgtgcttctgtttgactctcctctgaagagtgacagcatgggatcctcatcatggtttaggggaaggctacaactgtaaggaatgtaatcaggaaatggacACAGGCACAGTGGCtataaaacccaggtctggcaggcgAAGAAAAATACAGAAACAGCATATGCAGAGGATtatgagaatggttacagacaacccaaagatcacctccaaacaCCTGCAAGagcatcttgctgcagatggtgtatctgtacagtCGTGGCCAAAATTTTtgagaattacataaatattggaaaagttgctgcttaagtttttataatagcaatttgcATATACTCCAGAATGTTATGAAGAGTGATCAGATGAATTGCATAGTCCTTCTTTGCCATGAAAATTAACTTTATCCCAAAAAACCTTTCCACTGCATTTCATTGCTGTCATTAAGGACCTGCTGAGATAATTTCAGTAATCGTCTTGTTAACTCAGGTGAGAATGTTGACGAGCACAAGGCTGGAGATCATTATGTCAGGCTGATTGGGTTAGAATGGCAGACTTGACATGTTAAAAGGAGGGTGATGCTTGAAATCATTGTTCTTCCATTGTTAACCATGGTGACCTGCAAAGAAAAGTGTGCAGCCATCATtgcgttgcataaaaatggcttcacaggcaaggatattgtggctactaagCCGCTTTTCGATTGTTTGGGGCATCTGGAAAAAGGCTTGtccggagaagaaaaggtgagcgctaccatcaatcctgtgtcatgccaacagtaaagcatcctgagaccattcatgtgtggggttgcttctcatccaagggagtgggctcactcacaattttgcccaaaaacacagccatgaataaagaatggtaccaaaACACCCTTCAACAGCAACTACTTCCaacaacagtttggtgaagaacaatgcattttccagcatgaCGGAGCACCGTGCCATAAGGCAAAAGTCATAACTAAGTGGCTCGGGGACCAAACAttgaaattttgggtccatggcctggaaactccccagatcttaatcccattgagaacttgtggtcaatcctCAAGAGGCGGGTGGACAAACGAAAACCCACTAATTCTGACAAACTCCAAGAAGCGATTTATtgcataaatgtcatgtaattgtcgataaaatcctttgaaacgtatgaagtgcttgtaattatatttcagtacatcacaGAAGCTAATACTTGTGTCATTCTCAAACCTTTTGCCCACGACTGTACATAGTTCTACAATTCAGCTCAATTttcacaaagaacatctgtatggcagggtgatgagaaaaagccctttctgcactcagaGTCACTTGTTGTATGCAAAAACTCATTAAGACAAGCCGCAGTCAATTTTGAATAAAGTGCTTTgtactgatgagacaaaaatttaGTTATTTGGTCACAACAAAAAGCGATTTGCATGGCGGAAGAACaccgcattccaagaaaaacacctgctacctaaagtcaaatttggtggaggatctatcatgctgtggggctgtgtggctagttcagggactgaggcccttgttaaagtcgagggtcggatgaactcaacccaatatcaacaaattatTCAgcataatgttcaagcatcagtcacaaagttgaagttatacaggggttggatattccaacaagacattGACTCTAAACACAGTTGCAAATCTACAAAGGGATTTAtccagagggagaagtacaatattctggaatggccctCACAGCCCCCCGACTTGAATACCAtagaaaatctatgggatgatttgaagcaggctgtccatgctcggcagtCATAAAATTTAACTggactggagagattttgtatagacgaatggtcaaaaataccaccattcagacactcatcaaaggctataggaggcatctagaggctgttacatttgcaaaaggaggctcaactgaGTATTGATGTAAAGCAATAtttctgttggggtgcccaattttatgcacctgtctaattttgttatgatgcatattgcatattttctgttaatccaataaactttatgtcactgctaaaatactactgtttccataaggcatgttatatattaaaaggaagttgttactttgaaagctcagccaatgataaacaaaactccaaagaattaagaggggtttccaaactttttcatatgactgtaggTTATAATTCATGTTATATGGATCAGTTTTCATAACATGATGTCGGCAATTTTGGTTCGGAATTTGCCAAATTTATGATATATAGGCTGGGTGTAACCAGCTTGAGTGTTAACATAATTACTTTTACAATATTGGTATATTTTGTCCACAtaccacattttttaaaatacttaCTGAGAGTTTTTCAACAATTGCAGCTTTACCATGATATTGTTGTCCTTCCCATGTAAGGCATGATGCATCAgtcttaaatgtaaaataaaattaaaaacaaaacaattttattagATTCATGATTTTTTGCCAACAAAGAAAAGTAAAGTTGCTGctaaagctgtaaaataaaacacagttaGGATTTAATAGCAATTACTTCCAGCACAGTCTAAAACTCTTCAGCAATTACTGCATGTATAACACTGCAATTTGACAACAAACATAATGGATTAACATGGTTATTTCTTTAGGGCCTTATGTAACAGATGTACATGATATTGGGTCCAACAGCAATGTTCCTATTTGCTGTGTAGGCCAAGCATTGTTATATACGTGGAAAGACTCCTGTGTTTTCTCACTAAATCTGTGTTTGGAGAGTGCTTTTTGGCCCTACATTATATTCTATTACCTACCACGAGAAAGCTATGAAAGAGCTATTTCAGGCACAAGAAAGCTTCGTTTGATCGTTTGAttgagtctagcctgactccttcctatgcagaaggaaggctaggcttgatcaattgattgtcacatagtggatgctgctccttctgTCGCTGTATcgctgtagttcaattgacaggaagccaagttttaacaggtattttcaattaaagcattcaaaatactaagtggtttgcaggatagggcagttattggtgcagggtagaatagctttttcacaaattttagtgttacttttcctttaactcaaAGATGTACAACCTCTTTTAGCTGCCCATACGCGCAGTGATATAGATTTTTGGACCACGTGTCagctccaaattatcatcccaatatTTTTGTAACGTGGTGATTGCCTGTTTAgctgatcggacaggttagaaaagtttggttgcataacaataaaatctatgcatgtattgtgtatttaccataaatgcaaaaagaaaaacggCTTTGTCCGAACAAAAGAGCAAAATGCCTAATCATAGATTAACAGTAAGCATAAATTGCAAAGTAgaagaaaacacatttaaaacATTTGGAAATGTAATGTACCAAAGCACTGATATGTATAAATGCAGACTTACATATATTACTGCTAATTGGGTCCTATCAGTGTCAAAGGTCTGGTAATATTGTTGTATAAAGCTTGATCCAATCTGCTCCCAAATTGGCTTTTCTGCCATTCTGATCCTCTTACACAGCTGGAATCTGTAAATGTAGACCATAGAGATGAGACAAAGCGTAAACTATACAAGCAATACAATATCTTACGTCTCCCCAAAAAGTATTTTCTGCCATAAATTTCTCCATAAGTGTCTCACTTCAGCCCTCTCCTGGTCAAGCAAGATAGTACACAATGAATAACTCTAAACCAGATTCTCTCACACAACCCACCCAAGCATCCAGTTAGTCAGTAATTAATCGAGCCTGTTTGCAAAGCAGCAATAGTCCACAGTTTTAGGAGCTCGGAATTACTCCACTGACTCAAGTTCCCAGACAGGGTGTATCTGAAGATTTACAAAAAGTGTGCTGATTTTGTTTCTATACTTTTTTTGTTACTATAAAAATTCTTACTGCCATTGTAGCTGAATGAAATGTGTTGGTTAACATCACATTTCATTCAGCTACAATGGCAGTAAGATCTTTTTAATACTCTCACTAGCAGAAGGGTTGGCAGGTAAACAGTCTACTGACTAGATCAGAAGCAAATGGGGAATAAGTAGGTATGACTTAAGAGCAGTCACGTGTTTCCATATTATATTCCTCTTactacaacccggattccaaaaaagttgggacactaaacaaattgtgaataaaaactgaacgcaatgatgtggaggtgccaacttctaatattttattcagaatagaacataaatcacggaacaaaagtttaaactgagaaaatgtaccattttaagggaaaaatatgttgattcagaatttcatggtgtcaacaaatcccaaaaaagttgggacaaggccattttcaccactgtgtggcatctccccttcttcttacaatactcaacagacgtctggggaccgaggagagcagtttctcaagtttaggaataggaatgctctcccattcttgtctaatacaggcctctaactgttcaatcgtcttgggccttctttgtcgcaccttcctctttatgatgcgccaaatgttgaaaagatctggactgcagactggccatttcagtacccggatccttctcctatgcagccatgatgttgtgattgatgcagaatgcgGTCTGGCATTATCtagttgaaaaatgcagggtcttccctgaaagagatgacgtctggatgggagcatatgttgttctagaacctgaatatatttttctgcattgatgctgcctttccagacatgcaagctgcccatgccacacgcactcatgcaaccccataccatcagagatgcaggcttctgaactgagcgttgataacaacttgggttgtccttgtcctctttggtccggatgacatggcgtcccagatttccaaaaagaactttgaatcgtgactcgtctgaccacagaacagtcttccattttgccacactccattttaaatgatccctggcccagtgaaaatgcctgagcttgtggatcttgcttagaaatggcttcttctttgcactgtagagtttcagctggcaacagcGGATGGctcggtggattgtgttcactgacaatggtttctggaagtattcctgagcccattctgtgatttcctttacagtagcattcctgtttgtggtgcagtgttgtttaagggcccggagatcacgggcatccagtatggttttacggccttgacccttgcgcacagagattgttccagattctctgaaccttcggatgatgttatgcacagttgatagttacatagttacatagttacatagttacatagggttgaaaaaagacctgtgtccatcaagttcaacccatccaagtaaacccagcacacctaacccacacctaccaatctatactcacatacataaactataaatacaaccactagtactaactgtagatattagtatcacaatagccttggatattctgattgatcaagaactcatccaggcccctcttaaaggcattaacagaatctgccattaccacatcactaggaagggcattccataacctcac
Encoded proteins:
- the nutf2 gene encoding nuclear transport factor 2, with amino-acid sequence MAEKPIWEQIGSSFIQQYYQTFDTDRTQLAVIYTDASCLTWEGQQYHGKAAIVEKLSMLPFQKIQHSITSQDHQPTPDSCIISMVVGQLKADDDPIMGFHQVFLLKNIQDAWVCTNDMFRLALHNFG